In Acaryochloris marina S15, a single genomic region encodes these proteins:
- a CDS encoding DUF3084 domain-containing protein: MLGYFLVIVIIVLGGAIATLGDRIGSKVGKARLSLFNLRPKNTAIVITIMTGAVISALTLGIVFAFSQQFRDALFRFDDIQKRSRIVQKELAETQAEKDSIEVDLARSRTSLSRTRQRLKTANRSLVKAIAREKRIERQLKQTQRRFLQSKREIAKFAGQAKQLRSQIQSLRTEQNNLRVQRNQSEARLKQVNVQKRQLETAITEAQTRLSQVEIQKQELTTTITKGRKELLAANQQRQQLQQDVQALEVNRDRLEKNVEFLLLGLRRGTIAIRTGQVLASAVIQDINSKTDALQAINTLLTQARQSAISLSNLEDLPNGQQVVQMRQSDVERLAIRIGDGKSYVVKILAAASYLQGERAIFVVPQLAANRVIYQADTRIARIAVQPAQMSDEQLLLQIEQLLRVVNRQAIVAGFLPDPLTGTVGTFRQVDLFRFILALKDRNDQGPVEIIAITPKTVLTAGPLAIELIAIKDQQIILRSNSPDPS, encoded by the coding sequence ATGCTGGGTTACTTTCTGGTTATTGTCATTATTGTTTTGGGCGGTGCGATCGCAACTTTGGGCGATCGGATTGGTTCGAAGGTGGGCAAAGCGCGCCTGAGTCTATTCAACCTCCGTCCCAAAAATACTGCCATTGTCATTACGATCATGACGGGTGCGGTGATTTCTGCCCTCACCTTGGGGATTGTTTTTGCCTTTAGCCAGCAGTTTCGGGATGCCCTTTTTCGGTTTGATGACATCCAGAAACGGAGTCGTATTGTCCAGAAGGAACTGGCTGAGACCCAGGCTGAGAAGGACTCCATTGAGGTCGATCTCGCTCGATCCCGAACTAGCCTCAGTCGGACCCGGCAACGCTTGAAGACGGCCAATCGTTCTTTGGTAAAAGCGATTGCCCGAGAAAAGCGGATCGAGCGCCAACTCAAACAAACCCAACGCCGGTTTCTCCAGTCCAAACGGGAGATTGCGAAGTTCGCCGGACAAGCGAAGCAGTTGCGATCGCAAATTCAATCCCTTCGCACAGAACAAAACAACCTTCGAGTTCAGCGCAACCAATCTGAGGCTCGACTCAAACAAGTGAATGTTCAAAAAAGGCAACTCGAAACCGCGATTACTGAAGCCCAAACGCGACTAAGCCAAGTCGAAATTCAAAAGCAGGAATTAACCACAACCATTACGAAAGGGCGTAAAGAGCTTCTAGCAGCCAATCAACAACGTCAACAGCTACAACAAGACGTTCAGGCCCTGGAAGTCAATCGAGACCGCCTAGAGAAAAATGTCGAATTTTTACTGTTGGGGTTACGTCGAGGCACCATTGCCATTCGAACAGGGCAAGTCTTGGCCTCAGCGGTGATTCAAGACATCAATTCCAAAACCGATGCCTTACAAGCTATCAACACGTTGCTGACGCAGGCTCGTCAAAGTGCGATTTCCTTGTCCAACCTAGAAGACCTTCCAAATGGGCAGCAGGTTGTGCAAATGCGCCAGTCCGATGTTGAGCGGTTAGCCATTCGGATCGGGGATGGGAAATCTTATGTGGTCAAAATTCTAGCGGCTGCCAGTTATTTACAAGGAGAACGAGCCATCTTTGTCGTTCCTCAACTGGCTGCGAATCGAGTCATTTACCAAGCCGATACTAGAATCGCCCGAATTGCCGTCCAGCCAGCTCAGATGAGTGATGAGCAACTCCTACTTCAAATTGAGCAGTTATTAAGAGTCGTCAATCGGCAAGCTATCGTTGCAGGCTTCTTACCGGATCCCCTGACGGGTACCGTTGGTACTTTTCGACAGGTTGATCTATTCCGATTCATTTTGGCATTGAAAGATCGGAACGATCAAGGCCCTGTCGAGATTATTGCCATTACCCCTAAAACAGTACTTACCGCAGGCCCACTGGCCATTGAGCTCATCGCTATCAAAGACCAACAAATCATTCTCAGAAGTAACTCACCTGATCCGTCGTAA
- a CDS encoding DUF3110 domain-containing protein, translated as MRVFVLLFNAGTENEGIHSLQKQVSTDEGSYTQDVVLAFEEEDDATRFALMLEAQDFPAATVEGFDQEEIEAFCDSAGLELELIPEGSLAVPPEANVDKTDWQADQSDADQPDADVNNLDQIRRRLENLLD; from the coding sequence ATGCGCGTATTTGTTTTGTTATTTAATGCTGGAACTGAGAACGAGGGCATTCACTCCTTACAAAAGCAGGTTTCCACCGATGAAGGCAGTTATACACAAGATGTAGTACTGGCTTTTGAAGAGGAAGACGACGCCACTCGCTTTGCCTTAATGCTGGAAGCTCAAGATTTTCCAGCAGCCACGGTGGAGGGATTTGATCAAGAAGAGATTGAGGCATTTTGCGACAGTGCGGGCTTAGAACTGGAATTAATTCCCGAGGGCTCCCTTGCTGTGCCGCCAGAGGCTAATGTCGACAAAACAGACTGGCAAGCCGATCAGTCTGATGCTGATCAACCGGATGCCGATGTCAATAACTTAGATCAAATTCGTCGTCGTTTAGAGAATCTGCTGGATTAA